The DNA region AGCAATGGAATTCACGGAGAGCGTGCAGGACGTCGTGCTGGTCGCTGAGGAAACTGAAGTCTTCGGTGCGACACCGACCTACGTCGCTAGATTTCAGGACCGGGTAGCCGCAGTCCGACAACCGCACGCTCGTACGCGATTTCTCTCGGGCGCGCTCCCTGCGTTGTATCAAAGTGTGGCACTCTTCATGTTGGTGGTTGCGCTCATCGCCGTCTCGGTGGCCGGATCAGCCCAACTCGCAGCGCTAGCAGCAGTCATCCTGATGTTGATCCGGGCACTCACCTACGCGCAGCAGATTCAGACCGCGGTAACTGCCATTGACGAACGGGTACCGTTTATGAACCAGGTAGTCGACGCGCTCCAGCGGTACCGAGACAACCCGCAGCAGGACGGATCCGAAGAACTCACCGACGTCGCGACACTTTCGCTCGCAGACGTTTCTTTCGCTTATCGTCCCGAGACGAAGGTGCTGCACGACGTGAGCTTCGGGGTGAGCAAGGGAGAGGCGATCGGAGTCGTGGGGCCCTCAGGCGCCGGCAAGTCGACAATCGTCCAATTGCTGTTGCGGCTGCGAGAGCCGAGTTCTGGTGCCGTTCTGGTCAATGGTTCCGATGTCCGGGGAATCAAGCGCTCGTCCTGGCAACGAAAGGTCGCATACGTGCCGCAGACCTCCCAGTTGGTTTGGGGAACAGTGCGCGACAATATTCGCTTCAACCGCGACTGGCTCAACGACGACCAAGTCGAGCAAGCGGCTCGGCGGGCGCGCATTCATGACGAGATCATGACCTGGCCCAATGGATATAACACTGAGATCGGACAGCGTGTCGGCGCGATCTCCGGGGGACAGCGACAGCGGATCTGCCTCGCTCGCGCGCTGGCCGGTGACCCGCAGGTGCTTGTCCTTGACGAGCCTACAAGTGCTCTTGACGTTCGCTCGGAGGATGCTGTCAGCGACTCCCTACACGAGATCAAGTCCGAGGTGCTGCTCGTCTTGATTGCACATCGACTGTCCACTCTGTCGATGTGCGACAAGATCGTTGTGATGGTGGACGGCCGAGTCTCGGCGATCGGTTCCCACGCCGATTTGATGGAACATAGCGACTTCTTCCGTGAAGTCAATGAGATCACGCAGCGGCAGAACAAGTAGGAGTGGGACAGAAGTCGCTACTCTCAATGCTGCACTAGCGACTCCCGGACCTCGAGCCAGGAGATTGGTTACTCGATGACTAAAGGGCCCAGCCCGTCTGATCTCGACATATCGACCGCGCATGCGCTATCGGTGGCATCGGGAGCTTACGGTTTCAACGCGGCGGACGCCGATATCGAACGCTTGGTGCAGCGCATCAAGAACGTGAACTTCCGCATTCGACTTGGCCAACAGGACTGGATCCTGAAGTGTCATAGACCCGGCAGTGTAAAGAATCTTGGGTTCTCTCAGGGGCTTGAGGAACTGCTGGTCAACGCCGGATTCCCTGTGGCAAAATTGCAGATTTCTCAGAACGGACAGGCACTAGTTCAGCACGGAGAGATGTTCTTCACTCTGCATGATTGGGTACCCGGGCAACAGATCACAATCGATCAACGGGACAAGACGCTCGAGCGGCACCCTGACCTGACTCAAGAGTTGGGGGCAGCACTCGGCAGGCTGCACCGACTAGGCGAGCCGCTACTGACGAGCGCGTCGGCGCCGATCGACGGTCGTTGGCTGCTGACTGGCCCGCGTCGAACTGTCACCAGCATTCGGCGCGG from Microlunatus phosphovorus NM-1 includes:
- a CDS encoding phosphotransferase enzyme family protein, whose amino-acid sequence is MTKGPSPSDLDISTAHALSVASGAYGFNAADADIERLVQRIKNVNFRIRLGQQDWILKCHRPGSVKNLGFSQGLEELLVNAGFPVAKLQISQNGQALVQHGEMFFTLHDWVPGQQITIDQRDKTLERHPDLTQELGAALGRLHRLGEPLLTSASAPIDGRWLLTGPRRTVTSIRRGRPPQVFKAARLRVRPRKSEFDQWILSELPRLYRVANRLADETSVALLDSDDVVVAHNDLNWENLIFGPTFRLRALLDFDNATPLPRALDVGAAVAVLVGSATARIDQFLASYASESGHHVDRDLVTLGMRWKCARSMLWSIDSYLSGRIADSRMVANWCRHLDDCLKAIAD
- a CDS encoding ABC transporter ATP-binding protein: MSQHDSKNRANKGFRALASTRVAWQRLSPFFRGSRGRIVLLVFLAVTTGLVEASVLALIAAMTISLSEGAASTQMSFGPLDLELPQPTTFAVAISLTVIRAVLQIFLARVPAYMSSRVMADLRIQLFDAFIKSAWSVKTTERDGAFQTLMTQSITNAAQSVIGLGNGVTATIMFAMMVAAAFMQNAVAAAVLAVAALVLFVALRPLSRTLRRHAKRLSTEAMEFTESVQDVVLVAEETEVFGATPTYVARFQDRVAAVRQPHARTRFLSGALPALYQSVALFMLVVALIAVSVAGSAQLAALAAVILMLIRALTYAQQIQTAVTAIDERVPFMNQVVDALQRYRDNPQQDGSEELTDVATLSLADVSFAYRPETKVLHDVSFGVSKGEAIGVVGPSGAGKSTIVQLLLRLREPSSGAVLVNGSDVRGIKRSSWQRKVAYVPQTSQLVWGTVRDNIRFNRDWLNDDQVEQAARRARIHDEIMTWPNGYNTEIGQRVGAISGGQRQRICLARALAGDPQVLVLDEPTSALDVRSEDAVSDSLHEIKSEVLLVLIAHRLSTLSMCDKIVVMVDGRVSAIGSHADLMEHSDFFREVNEITQRQNK